From bacterium, a single genomic window includes:
- a CDS encoding MipA/OmpV family protein — protein sequence MKKWTLLALTGLLLAAATTPALALGPLDAEAGIDLYGKYVWRGMVATPDPVLQPWVGVNTMGFSAGFWGNMDLNDVNGSEWEFNEVDWTLGWAMSLPKVELGAGLIYYDFPNLDANTTELYLHAGLSVLLSPSLTFYQDLDAIKGGYWEAAVSHGVGVGETMTLELGATLGLGSEGYINGYFGGAEGLPGVPEMPGGASMTDLKLTAGLPFQVAHFFTFTPSVSYTTLMGDVKDVVDAGDGAVYHGESDAFFWGLRGAFKF from the coding sequence ATGAAGAAGTGGACCCTGCTGGCCCTGACGGGCCTCCTGCTGGCGGCGGCGACCACGCCCGCCCTCGCCCTCGGCCCCCTCGACGCCGAGGCCGGCATCGACCTGTACGGCAAGTACGTCTGGCGCGGCATGGTGGCCACTCCCGATCCGGTCCTCCAGCCGTGGGTGGGCGTGAACACCATGGGCTTCTCCGCCGGTTTCTGGGGCAACATGGACCTGAACGACGTCAACGGCTCCGAGTGGGAATTCAACGAGGTCGACTGGACCCTCGGCTGGGCCATGAGCCTGCCCAAGGTCGAGCTGGGCGCCGGCCTGATCTACTACGACTTTCCCAACCTCGACGCGAACACCACCGAGCTCTACCTGCACGCCGGCCTGAGCGTGCTGCTCTCCCCGAGCCTGACGTTCTACCAGGACCTCGACGCCATCAAGGGCGGCTACTGGGAGGCCGCCGTGAGCCACGGCGTGGGCGTGGGCGAGACCATGACCCTCGAGCTGGGCGCCACCCTGGGCCTCGGCTCCGAAGGCTACATCAACGGCTACTTCGGCGGCGCCGAGGGCCTGCCGGGCGTGCCCGAGATGCCGGGCGGCGCCAGCATGACCGACCTGAAGCTCACCGCCGGCCTGCCCTTCCAGGTGGCGCACTTCTTCACGTTCACCCCGAGCGTCAGCTACACCACGCTCATGGGCGACGTGAAGGACGTCGTCGACGCCGGCGACGGCGCCGTCTACCACGGCGAGAGCGACGCCTTCTTCTGGGGTCTGCGCGGGGCGTTCAAGTTCTAG
- a CDS encoding Hpt domain-containing protein translates to MSPEYALPGPEMPVIDESRLMAEFGGDREILAELRDLFLDHAPPLFESIRQAIADREIDVIARDGHSLKGACATYGAPRLAMICKVVELAAKAGDWATIDQHQDQFVQEYEKVFEAIGNLSVT, encoded by the coding sequence TTGAGTCCCGAATACGCCCTGCCCGGACCGGAAATGCCCGTGATCGACGAGTCCCGCCTCATGGCCGAGTTCGGCGGCGACCGCGAGATCCTGGCCGAACTGCGCGACCTCTTCCTCGACCACGCGCCGCCCCTCTTCGAGTCGATCCGGCAGGCCATCGCCGACCGCGAGATCGACGTGATCGCCCGCGACGGCCACAGCCTCAAGGGCGCCTGCGCCACCTACGGCGCGCCCCGCCTGGCGATGATCTGCAAGGTGGTCGAACTGGCCGCCAAGGCCGGCGACTGGGCCACCATCGACCAGCACCAGGATCAGTTCGTGCAGGAGTACGAGAAGGTCTTCGAGGCGATCGGCAACCTCAGCGTGACCTGA